A window of the Flavobacterium sangjuense genome harbors these coding sequences:
- the yidD gene encoding membrane protein insertion efficiency factor YidD — MLKKIAIAPLLVLIYFYKIVLSPLMPATCRFQPTCSSYFIEALKIHGLFRGTYLGIKRIGSCHPWGKNGYDPVPEKKCSH, encoded by the coding sequence ATGTTGAAAAAAATTGCCATAGCGCCATTACTTGTACTTATTTATTTTTACAAAATTGTGCTGTCTCCATTGATGCCGGCAACTTGTAGGTTTCAACCAACCTGCTCCAGCTATTTCATCGAAGCATTAAAAATTCATGGTCTATTTAGAGGAACTTATTTAGGAATAAAAAGAATTGGAAGCTGTCATCCTTGGGGAAAGAATGGCTACGATCCGGTTCCCGAAAAAAAATGTTCTCATTAA